In the Desulfatiglans sp. genome, one interval contains:
- the rfbD gene encoding dTDP-4-dehydrorhamnose reductase, which produces MKILLLGSSGLLGSDCRDVLKDEHQVIAPSSSELDIISWDAAIDSLHKISPNVIINCAAYTDVNGCEKDDYRIKKVNIEGPRNFAQGSARYNSRMIHISSDYVFSGQKGIPQPYFEDDPVEPVSAYGRCKVESEVAVKENAPSYIIIRTGWLYGKNGNDFIDALLMKAMKSPRKTVKVVDDQVGSPTWSYRLALQIKTLLKTDLKGTFHATAEGYCSRYEFAQHVFEQLNIKTPIKPCKLSDFPQPAKRPHNCILENRLLKNLGYNVMADWKEDVNEYLEKYGKDLIKEAKAKK; this is translated from the coding sequence ATGAAAATATTGCTTTTAGGTTCAAGTGGTTTACTTGGAAGTGACTGCAGGGATGTATTGAAAGATGAACATCAAGTTATTGCGCCATCCAGTTCAGAACTTGATATTATCAGTTGGGATGCAGCGATTGACAGCCTTCATAAAATTTCACCGAATGTGATTATTAATTGTGCCGCCTATACAGATGTAAATGGTTGTGAAAAGGATGACTATAGAATTAAAAAGGTTAATATAGAAGGGCCAAGAAATTTTGCCCAGGGTTCTGCGCGTTACAATAGCCGTATGATTCATATTTCAAGCGATTATGTATTCAGCGGGCAGAAGGGAATACCTCAGCCTTATTTTGAAGATGACCCTGTTGAACCAGTTTCTGCTTATGGAAGGTGCAAGGTTGAATCTGAAGTAGCGGTCAAAGAAAATGCTCCCAGCTACATAATAATCAGGACAGGCTGGCTGTATGGGAAAAATGGTAATGATTTCATTGATGCACTCCTTATGAAGGCAATGAAAAGCCCCAGGAAAACTGTCAAGGTGGTTGATGACCAGGTAGGTTCACCAACATGGTCATACCGTCTTGCCTTACAGATCAAAACGCTTCTTAAGACCGATCTAAAGGGTACTTTTCATGCAACAGCAGAAGGATATTGCAGCAGATATGAGTTTGCTCAACATGTCTTTGAACAGCTTAATATCAAGACCCCGATTAAACCATGCAAGCTTTCTGACTTTCCTCAACCGGCGAAAAGACCGCATAACTGTATACTTGAAAACAGATTGCTTAAAAACCTGGGTTACAATGTCATGGCTGATTGGAAGGAAGATGTTAATGAATACCTTGAGAAATATGGAAAGGATCTGATTAAAGAGGCCAAAGCAAAGAAATAA
- a CDS encoding TRAP transporter small permease subunit, whose translation MKIKDIYQVIEYLERGLIILSFSLMIIFSFLNVILRALYTKLGFEPANLVLNNMGWSEPFSRMMLLWITFLGASMLTTENRHIKIDIFGQFMSPFLISLREVITSIACITICFFMVHSSVGYIRMEIVHGTGIILGIKAWVWYLIIPAGFLLILLRFALNLFENIINIRSF comes from the coding sequence TTGAAAATTAAAGACATATACCAAGTTATAGAATATCTTGAGCGCGGGCTAATTATTCTGTCATTTAGTCTCATGATCATTTTTTCTTTTCTGAATGTAATCCTTCGCGCCTTATATACTAAGCTGGGTTTTGAACCTGCAAACCTTGTTTTAAATAACATGGGATGGAGTGAACCCTTTTCAAGGATGATGCTGCTCTGGATAACCTTTCTTGGGGCATCCATGCTGACAACAGAAAACAGGCATATCAAAATAGATATTTTCGGACAATTTATGTCCCCGTTTTTAATCTCATTGCGGGAAGTAATAACTTCAATTGCCTGCATCACAATCTGTTTTTTTATGGTTCATTCATCAGTGGGTTATATCAGGATGGAAATCGTTCATGGAACAGGTATCATACTTGGGATTAAAGCCTGGGTATGGTACCTGATTATTCCTGCCGGGTTTCTCCTGATATTGCTTCGTTTTGCATTAAATCTGTTTGAAAACATAATAAATATCAGGAGTTTTTAG
- a CDS encoding NifU family protein, with protein MLLNNKIEDVLNRIRPSLQADGGDVELVDVDVNGVVKVKLTGACSGCPMSTMTLKMGIEKILKQNIPEILKVESI; from the coding sequence ATGTTATTAAATAATAAGATCGAGGATGTACTAAACAGGATCAGGCCATCACTTCAGGCAGATGGAGGAGATGTGGAACTGGTAGACGTCGATGTAAATGGGGTTGTAAAGGTTAAGCTTACAGGGGCATGCTCAGGGTGCCCAATGTCCACAATGACATTAAAAATGGGCATTGAAAAGATATTAAAACAGAATATCCCAGAGATCTTGAAAGTTGAGTCTATATAA
- the dctP gene encoding TRAP transporter substrate-binding protein DctP — protein sequence MVILVLGIFFLNNKTYCADKTFIIKFATVAPDGSIWVNYMRDLDKRLRLKSQGKIGFRIYAGGIAGDELDVLKKIRIGQIHCAAFSGVGINEILPIWRIMDLPFLFKNSDEVKAVHRELDILFKEEFRKKGFEYITWAEVGDVYLFSKKEIKNRNDFKGLKIWTWSGDPVSKKTFTMMGSIPISLSITDVTTAINTNMIDTVYAPPIGALSMQWNDRMSHMTGFPIAHSTGAILISKEYFDNIPEDLIKLFNNEVKISMTELSSALNKQADESIKIIVQKGVKISDHPGPKEVAEFNELHNEIANSLIGEIFPDTLLLKVNNILHKERSTN from the coding sequence TTGGTCATATTGGTTCTTGGCATTTTCTTTTTAAATAATAAAACATACTGCGCAGACAAGACATTTATAATTAAGTTCGCAACTGTTGCGCCTGATGGCTCCATATGGGTCAACTATATGCGGGATCTTGATAAAAGACTCAGGTTAAAGAGTCAGGGGAAAATAGGTTTTCGTATTTATGCAGGGGGGATCGCAGGTGATGAGCTTGATGTTTTAAAAAAGATCCGGATCGGTCAAATCCATTGTGCAGCCTTTTCAGGCGTTGGCATTAATGAAATACTTCCAATATGGCGAATCATGGACTTGCCTTTTTTATTTAAAAATAGTGATGAAGTTAAGGCAGTGCACAGGGAACTTGACATCCTTTTTAAAGAAGAATTCAGGAAGAAAGGTTTTGAATACATAACCTGGGCAGAAGTAGGTGATGTGTATCTGTTTTCAAAAAAAGAGATAAAAAACCGCAATGATTTTAAAGGATTAAAAATTTGGACATGGTCAGGGGACCCTGTCTCAAAAAAGACATTTACAATGATGGGTTCAATCCCAATATCACTTTCCATTACAGATGTGACAACAGCCATAAACACTAATATGATAGATACGGTCTATGCTCCGCCCATAGGAGCCCTGTCTATGCAATGGAATGATAGGATGAGTCATATGACCGGATTTCCTATTGCCCACTCAACAGGAGCTATTCTCATTTCTAAAGAATATTTTGATAATATTCCTGAGGATTTGATTAAACTATTTAATAATGAAGTCAAGATATCCATGACCGAGTTATCATCTGCCCTGAATAAACAGGCTGATGAATCCATTAAAATAATCGTTCAGAAAGGCGTCAAGATATCTGATCATCCAGGTCCAAAGGAAGTTGCCGAATTTAATGAACTCCATAATGAAATTGCCAATAGCCTTATAGGCGAAATATTTCCTGATACACTGCTTTTAAAGGTTAATAATATACTACATAAAGAACGATCAACTAATTGA
- a CDS encoding FAD-dependent oxidoreductase — translation MQYLFTSFSIKNCHFKNRIVMPGLASFLIENDGAYSEKTIEHYRLRASGGPAMIIMEAHGVAPEGVVSNHQARIYDDRFIKDISRAAAVIKNEGCIPAIQIHHAGRQVPSRVINRKPFAPSDLPCPSIKGEVEPLSIKGIEKIITQFGDAAERAKAAGFELIEIHGAHGYLINQFLSGFSNVREDEYGGTINKRSRFARDIIREVRKRVGQDFPLSFKISAQEFVPDGLTTEESIEILKLLIPEGLDVIQVSAGNDATPEWICQSMFMKQACLIESAEKIKSAIDIPVMVVGRINDPVIADKIIKEKRADLICMGRGLLADPELPKKAKAGRLDDIRKCIACNTCMQSIFRNGKIECLVNPTLGRENELVFQPAVRPKNVLIVGGGPGGLNAAHITSKRGHFVDLYEKNNQLGGQLLYAIKPYFKKELSLLLDYLLFQIEKENINCHLNHEITLKEIIDLNPDAVIIATGSIPYMPPIQGINSQNVITVPEILNMAVTINGGNIVVLGGGSSGCEIALDLSNKGCSVTIVEQLPRIGSQIEAATKKMIIKGLKENRVKILTEHTLKEITDDRVYVADKNNNQFSIEFDKLVVSTGNIPDNKLYNDLKNKGIEVYLLGDCIQARGAKEAIYEAAVISNKI, via the coding sequence ATGCAGTATCTATTTACTTCTTTTTCAATAAAAAACTGCCATTTTAAAAACAGGATAGTAATGCCTGGACTGGCATCTTTTCTTATAGAAAACGACGGAGCATATTCAGAAAAAACCATAGAACATTACAGGCTGCGTGCATCTGGTGGCCCTGCAATGATAATTATGGAGGCGCATGGTGTTGCCCCGGAAGGTGTGGTTTCCAACCATCAGGCAAGGATATATGATGACCGATTTATAAAGGATATATCCAGGGCAGCGGCAGTAATTAAAAATGAAGGCTGCATCCCTGCAATCCAGATACATCATGCAGGCAGACAGGTTCCATCAAGGGTGATTAACCGGAAGCCCTTTGCCCCTTCCGACCTCCCCTGCCCCTCAATTAAAGGAGAAGTAGAGCCTCTTTCAATTAAGGGTATTGAAAAAATTATTACCCAGTTTGGGGATGCTGCTGAAAGAGCAAAAGCAGCAGGTTTTGAATTGATAGAAATACATGGAGCACACGGCTACCTGATAAACCAGTTTTTATCCGGATTTTCAAATGTAAGAGAGGATGAATATGGTGGAACTATCAATAAAAGATCAAGATTTGCCAGGGATATAATACGAGAGGTAAGAAAAAGGGTTGGACAGGATTTTCCTCTCTCATTCAAGATCAGCGCACAGGAATTTGTTCCAGATGGTCTTACCACAGAGGAAAGTATTGAAATATTAAAGCTGTTAATACCTGAAGGTCTTGATGTAATACAAGTCTCTGCTGGAAATGATGCAACTCCTGAATGGATATGTCAGTCAATGTTCATGAAACAGGCATGCCTTATTGAATCTGCAGAAAAAATTAAATCAGCAATAGATATACCTGTTATGGTTGTAGGCAGAATAAATGATCCTGTGATCGCTGATAAAATAATAAAAGAAAAGAGGGCCGACCTTATCTGCATGGGCAGAGGCCTTCTGGCTGATCCTGAGCTGCCTAAAAAGGCCAAGGCAGGCAGACTGGATGATATAAGAAAATGCATAGCATGTAACACATGTATGCAGAGCATTTTTCGAAATGGAAAGATTGAGTGTCTTGTCAATCCAACTCTTGGCAGAGAGAATGAACTGGTTTTTCAGCCTGCTGTAAGACCTAAAAATGTTCTGATAGTGGGTGGTGGTCCGGGAGGATTAAATGCCGCCCACATTACATCAAAAAGAGGACATTTTGTTGATCTTTATGAGAAAAATAATCAGCTCGGCGGACAACTGCTTTATGCTATTAAACCCTACTTTAAAAAGGAATTGAGCCTGTTACTGGATTATCTCCTTTTCCAGATAGAAAAAGAAAATATAAATTGCCACCTTAACCATGAGATAACACTCAAAGAGATTATTGACCTTAATCCGGATGCAGTCATTATCGCGACAGGGTCAATACCTTATATGCCACCAATTCAGGGCATAAATAGCCAGAATGTCATAACAGTGCCTGAAATTTTAAACATGGCAGTGACTATAAATGGAGGAAATATTGTGGTTCTGGGCGGAGGATCAAGCGGGTGTGAGATCGCCCTTGATTTATCTAATAAAGGTTGCAGTGTAACAATCGTTGAACAGTTACCCAGAATAGGCAGTCAGATAGAGGCTGCAACCAAAAAGATGATAATAAAAGGGCTAAAAGAAAACAGGGTAAAAATCCTTACGGAGCATACTTTAAAGGAGATAACCGATGACAGGGTATATGTTGCAGATAAAAACAATAATCAATTCTCTATTGAATTTGATAAACTGGTTGTTTCGACAGGAAATATACCTGATAACAAATTGTATAATGACCTTAAAAATAAAGGCATTGAGGTATATTTATTAGGAGACTGTATACAGGCAAGGGGTGCAAAAGAGGCTATCTATGAAGCGGCAGTAATAAGCAACAAAATCTGA
- a CDS encoding DNA photolyase: protein MNKIMGYKIKKILQEEGAEYFPLTSDIENRLNDLPVLNCNNQDDFLIDETDDMDKQTLRLIPFKGEFLKPCPGTNNYICCGYMILNIGTNCPLNCSYCILQAYFNKPSLRIFVNLEDKLNEVAELLDKSPERIFRVGTGEFTDSLALDDIHKFTTLITDFIYARRNTVIEYKTKTTEIKRLLTLKSRERVIVSWSLNSPFIAAHEEHGAPSIEQRLIAAKTCQDEGYITGFHFDPLIIHDDWKEYYSKTIELMAKYLRPEKIIWISMGCMRFLPSLKKIILNRHPESIILNNEFIYGLDGKQRYFKPLRIEMYSFLGKLLKDWAGFDPGLYLCMESDEIWEKSLGWSPGNSEGLSNYLDGRVRLFWSTTI from the coding sequence ATGAATAAAATAATGGGATATAAAATTAAAAAAATCTTACAGGAAGAGGGGGCAGAATATTTTCCACTTACTTCTGATATTGAAAATAGATTAAATGATCTTCCCGTATTAAATTGCAATAATCAGGATGATTTCCTTATTGATGAAACAGATGACATGGATAAGCAGACCTTGCGACTTATCCCTTTTAAAGGAGAATTTTTAAAGCCATGCCCAGGGACAAATAATTATATATGTTGCGGATACATGATCTTGAATATCGGGACAAACTGTCCGCTTAACTGTAGTTACTGTATTCTTCAGGCATACTTTAACAAACCGTCCCTCAGGATATTTGTTAATCTTGAAGATAAATTAAATGAAGTAGCTGAATTACTTGATAAATCACCCGAAAGAATATTTAGAGTCGGCACCGGTGAATTCACTGATAGCCTTGCGCTGGATGATATTCATAAGTTCACTACTTTAATAACTGATTTTATTTATGCCAGAAGAAATACAGTAATAGAGTACAAGACAAAAACAACTGAAATTAAAAGACTGCTTACCTTGAAAAGCAGAGAAAGAGTTATTGTTTCATGGTCGCTGAACAGTCCATTTATTGCCGCACATGAAGAACATGGAGCGCCATCAATAGAACAAAGGCTTATCGCTGCTAAAACATGCCAGGATGAAGGATATATTACAGGATTTCACTTTGATCCACTGATCATTCATGATGACTGGAAGGAATATTATTCAAAAACCATTGAGCTAATGGCAAAATACCTTCGCCCAGAGAAAATAATATGGATCAGCATGGGTTGTATGCGTTTTTTACCATCATTAAAAAAAATAATACTGAACAGGCATCCGGAAAGTATTATTTTAAATAATGAATTCATTTATGGGCTTGATGGAAAACAAAGGTATTTCAAACCATTACGTATTGAAATGTACTCCTTCTTAGGCAAACTTCTTAAAGATTGGGCAGGATTTGATCCCGGATTGTATCTATGCATGGAAAGTGATGAAATATGGGAAAAAAGTCTAGGGTGGTCACCTGGTAATTCAGAAGGGTTGTCTAATTATCTTGACGGCAGGGTAAGATTATTCTGGAGCACAACTATATAA
- a CDS encoding ParB N-terminal domain-containing protein: protein MIYLKKRNSYPLLSVDIDHFSDQPGTFCMSYGFDNSKLVKSIDTIGLINHPCIIKSKNQPIEVITGYRRILALKELNVKEVFCFDLTDSGLTSYQILMFALHDNLYTRELNTVEKSMVIRMLHELVKDSNLICEVCSLIKVNKKDYPVFLKINMLDDSIKQYISNDILNIKIIESLIRMDKEDILLISNLVNKLKLSYSYQLQFIDYTSDISRIKKSPISILLNDENIQEVLRDEKKNIPQKAKEFMDYLRLMRNPNISRYKDIFEKKVKDLQLPENVRIQNPQFFESKGYRMEIDFNNGEELKKVLSEITDEKYNLQNIKDPWVNE from the coding sequence ATGATATATTTAAAAAAAAGAAATAGTTATCCTTTATTATCAGTGGACATTGATCATTTTTCAGATCAGCCAGGCACATTTTGTATGAGCTATGGTTTTGATAATTCTAAGTTAGTTAAATCTATAGATACTATTGGGCTTATAAATCACCCCTGTATTATTAAAAGTAAAAATCAGCCAATTGAGGTAATAACTGGCTACAGGCGTATCCTTGCTCTAAAAGAACTCAATGTAAAGGAGGTCTTTTGCTTTGACCTTACAGATTCAGGTCTGACATCATATCAAATTCTTATGTTTGCATTACATGATAATCTGTATACGCGAGAATTAAACACTGTAGAAAAAAGTATGGTAATCAGAATGTTACATGAATTAGTTAAAGATTCAAATCTGATATGTGAGGTCTGTTCTTTAATTAAGGTAAACAAAAAGGATTATCCTGTATTCTTGAAAATCAACATGCTTGATGACTCTATTAAACAATATATATCAAATGATATTTTAAACATTAAGATAATAGAATCATTGATTCGCATGGATAAAGAGGATATTTTACTGATCAGTAATCTGGTTAATAAGTTAAAATTAAGCTATAGCTATCAGTTACAATTTATTGATTATACAAGTGATATTTCTAGGATTAAAAAATCTCCAATCTCTATTTTACTTAATGATGAAAATATTCAGGAAGTGCTGAGAGATGAAAAAAAGAATATACCTCAAAAGGCAAAGGAATTTATGGACTATTTGCGGTTGATGCGCAACCCAAATATCTCAAGATATAAGGATATATTTGAAAAAAAGGTAAAAGACTTGCAGCTGCCTGAAAATGTTAGAATACAAAATCCGCAATTTTTTGAATCAAAAGGATACAGGATGGAAATTGACTTCAATAATGGGGAAGAATTGAAAAAGGTTTTATCGGAAATAACAGATGAAAAATATAATCTCCAAAATATAAAAGACCCCTGGGTGAATGAATAA
- a CDS encoding AURKAIP1/COX24 domain-containing protein yields MSSVVKKRRKKIRKHKYRKQMKKMRHKNK; encoded by the coding sequence ATGAGTAGTGTTGTTAAGAAACGCCGCAAAAAAATCAGGAAGCATAAATACAGAAAACAGATGAAGAAAATGAGGCATAAGAATAAGTGA